One window of the Thermodesulfomicrobium sp. WS genome contains the following:
- a CDS encoding HD domain-containing phosphohydrolase, whose protein sequence is MPERILFVDDEKFVLDTFQRNLRGKFDIDTAEGPKSALKKLEAAEFAVVVADMRMPNMSGAELLEVVKNRWPQTVRIMLTGYADIDNAMKAVNRGAVFRFLLKPCPPDALTRALTDALEQHRLLVAEKQLLHGTLRGCVQIMSELLELANPTAYGRGERAKALIVAMAKFLGAEALWKYELAAMLSQIGCLSLPQDILERRLAGETLSPEEEQIFLMHPAIAANVLRNLPRLEEISEMVADQEAPLEKNPCLGARILKVALDYTDAANRGHEEHIVEHMRQHPEIYDPRIVGALQWYLVAQAGQQVERLPIAELRAGMVLAEPVVTAQGQTLMRKGQTISQAAIERFQFAQVLGIREPIAVLRPKEDASPRCPMP, encoded by the coding sequence ATGCCCGAACGGATTTTATTTGTGGACGACGAAAAGTTCGTTCTCGACACCTTCCAGCGCAACCTGCGCGGCAAATTCGACATAGACACCGCCGAAGGGCCAAAGTCCGCCCTCAAAAAACTCGAAGCCGCAGAATTTGCCGTCGTCGTGGCGGACATGCGCATGCCCAACATGAGCGGCGCCGAACTCCTGGAGGTGGTCAAAAACCGCTGGCCACAGACGGTACGCATCATGCTCACCGGCTACGCGGACATCGACAACGCCATGAAAGCCGTGAACCGTGGGGCCGTATTCCGCTTTCTCCTCAAGCCCTGCCCCCCGGACGCCCTCACGCGCGCCCTCACCGACGCCCTGGAACAGCACCGGCTCCTGGTGGCAGAAAAGCAGCTCCTCCACGGCACGCTGCGCGGCTGCGTGCAGATCATGTCCGAGCTCTTGGAGTTGGCCAATCCTACGGCTTATGGACGGGGGGAACGCGCCAAGGCGCTGATCGTGGCCATGGCCAAATTCCTCGGCGCAGAAGCGCTCTGGAAGTACGAACTTGCGGCCATGCTCAGCCAAATCGGCTGTCTGTCCCTGCCTCAGGACATCTTGGAGCGCCGCTTGGCCGGAGAAACCTTGTCCCCGGAGGAAGAGCAAATCTTCCTCATGCACCCGGCCATTGCCGCCAATGTGCTCCGCAACCTCCCCCGCCTGGAAGAGATCTCCGAGATGGTGGCGGACCAAGAAGCGCCGCTGGAAAAAAATCCCTGTTTGGGAGCGCGCATCCTCAAAGTGGCCTTGGACTACACCGATGCCGCCAACCGCGGCCACGAAGAACACATAGTGGAGCACATGCGCCAGCATCCTGAAATATATGATCCCCGCATCGTTGGTGCGCTCCAATGGTATCTCGTGGCTCAAGCAGGCCAGCAGGTAGAGCGGCTTCCCATCGCCGAGCTTCGCGCAGGCATGGTGCTCGCCGAGCCGGTGGTCACCGCTCAAGGGCAAACCCTCATGCGCAAAGGTCAAACCATCTCGCAAGCAGCCATCGAACGTTTCCAATTTGCCCAGGTCTTGGGCATCCGCGAGCCCATCGCGGTTTTACGGCCCAAGGAAGATGCCTCGCCACGCTGCCCCATGCCTTAA